In a genomic window of Flavobacterium sp. KACC 22761:
- a CDS encoding TonB-dependent receptor, protein MKNKLNVLLLIAIFALLHASGYAQNKVVKGTIKDATGLPIPGVNVLVKGSQNGVSTDLDGSYSINVATGNVLVYSFIGFKKQEVTVGAATVYNVVLKEEDNSLEEVVVVGYGTKKKKDLTGSIVSVNADEIASRPVVNAVQAMQGKAAGVDVASSERPGTVGAITIRGARSISASNAPLYVVDGIPLNTRLVTDPSTGKISVDANSGGIDFLNPTDIETIDVLKDASATAIYGSRGANGVVIVTTKKGKNGKFTLNYDTSLMTETIHENAPMMTAGEYIEFRRWGRYYSNPSAFPKGDAPTIENDKLIFLASADPSAWANIEKGWRDANGNLTTTWDGSKVATTDWTKFVSRTGITQQHTIGVSGGTEKMKGYGSFGYLDNTGTLFGQSYVRYSGTANVDITPTKWFSMGVSLNTSYGINEYGQSNVGRTAVTSSTGIYATARTNLPYAVPYDSNGNRIDSPGGDSTIRTPVDEYKLSQDQRITLRAFGSLYAQFDLGGISSKLDGLKYRINFGPDLTSYRDGVYLDGKSAIRSGTSFASLAKEQTISYTLDNLLLYNKTFGNHTFGGTLLMSQTEYHNENSSMSANDIKNPENKWNALTPANVTLAGYSSGLTDTGLLSYMGRVNYSYADKYLFTASGRYDGASQLASENRWAFFPSASAAWVINREKFLENVTWINQLKMRIGYGETGNAAVPAYATQPPLVGIVYPNGSGVVNNTSLGNVDLGWERTAQFNYGIDFALFTNRVSGALDYFTSKTTDLLLKSSVPTVIGVKDTYQNVGETEGHGVELTLNTVNVTSKDFEWTTNISASYQQSKIVSLQNGKFDDINNNLFIGNSQNVIYGFESNGIWKPEDAAEMAKFNAAAGSNIFSFGNARPVDQNGDYKIDANNDRVIIGSKDPKYIFGMTNNFNYKNFELTFFVYGKMGYLYDTGGENEGAKGSQRSINYYNDNNINSEYQKPIYSAGTGDPYYPILGYRNGSFLKMRNISLGYHFDKDLVQNLGLSKLRIYCQVNNPGMVFTKVKWTDLDTQTTASNRGITLGLNVGF, encoded by the coding sequence ATGAAAAACAAATTGAATGTGCTGCTGCTCATAGCCATTTTTGCATTATTGCATGCATCTGGCTACGCGCAGAACAAAGTAGTCAAAGGTACCATTAAAGACGCTACAGGATTGCCAATTCCAGGTGTCAACGTACTTGTCAAAGGAAGCCAGAATGGTGTAAGTACAGATCTGGATGGAAGTTACTCTATTAATGTCGCTACTGGAAATGTTCTTGTTTACAGTTTTATCGGCTTTAAAAAACAAGAAGTTACCGTTGGAGCTGCTACTGTTTACAATGTAGTGCTCAAAGAAGAAGACAATTCTCTTGAGGAGGTAGTCGTAGTAGGTTACGGTACAAAAAAGAAAAAGGATCTTACCGGATCAATCGTAAGTGTAAATGCTGATGAAATTGCATCAAGACCTGTTGTCAATGCAGTACAAGCCATGCAAGGAAAAGCTGCCGGTGTGGATGTTGCTTCAAGTGAGCGACCTGGAACTGTAGGAGCTATTACTATTCGTGGTGCTCGTTCTATTTCTGCGTCAAATGCACCTCTTTATGTAGTTGATGGTATTCCTTTAAATACAAGATTGGTGACCGACCCATCAACAGGAAAAATCAGTGTTGATGCCAATTCTGGTGGAATCGATTTCTTGAATCCGACAGATATTGAAACAATCGACGTTTTAAAAGATGCTTCGGCTACTGCGATTTATGGTTCACGTGGTGCAAATGGAGTTGTTATCGTAACGACGAAAAAAGGTAAAAACGGAAAATTCACTTTGAATTATGATACGTCATTGATGACAGAAACTATTCATGAAAATGCGCCAATGATGACGGCAGGAGAATATATCGAATTTCGTCGTTGGGGGAGATATTACTCTAATCCATCTGCTTTTCCAAAAGGAGATGCGCCTACCATTGAAAATGACAAATTGATTTTCTTGGCTTCTGCAGATCCTTCTGCGTGGGCAAATATTGAAAAAGGTTGGAGAGATGCTAACGGAAATCTTACTACAACTTGGGATGGCTCAAAAGTAGCAACGACAGATTGGACAAAATTTGTATCACGTACAGGAATCACGCAACAGCATACAATTGGTGTAAGCGGTGGAACTGAAAAAATGAAAGGTTACGGTTCATTCGGTTATTTAGATAACACAGGAACTTTATTCGGACAAAGTTATGTACGTTATAGCGGTACAGCAAACGTTGATATTACGCCAACAAAATGGTTTTCTATGGGTGTTAGCCTTAATACGAGTTATGGTATTAATGAATACGGACAGTCAAACGTAGGTAGAACTGCGGTTACAAGTTCAACAGGAATTTATGCAACTGCCCGCACCAACCTTCCTTATGCTGTTCCTTATGACAGCAACGGAAACAGAATTGATAGCCCAGGTGGAGATTCAACAATCAGAACTCCTGTTGATGAATATAAATTGTCTCAAGATCAGCGTATAACTTTGCGTGCTTTTGGTAGTTTATATGCACAGTTTGATTTGGGTGGAATTTCTTCCAAATTAGACGGATTAAAATACCGTATCAATTTTGGTCCAGATCTTACTTCATATCGTGATGGTGTATATTTAGATGGAAAATCGGCTATTCGTTCTGGAACTAGTTTTGCCTCTCTAGCTAAAGAGCAAACAATTTCATATACATTGGATAACTTGCTTTTATATAATAAAACATTTGGAAATCATACTTTTGGAGGAACATTGTTAATGAGCCAGACAGAATATCACAATGAGAATAGTTCAATGTCTGCTAATGATATTAAAAATCCTGAAAACAAATGGAATGCGCTAACTCCTGCAAATGTTACACTAGCTGGCTATTCTTCTGGTTTGACTGATACAGGTTTGCTTTCTTATATGGGACGCGTAAATTATTCATATGCTGACAAATATTTGTTTACTGCTTCTGGACGTTATGATGGAGCTTCGCAATTAGCGTCAGAAAACAGATGGGCATTTTTCCCAAGTGCTTCTGCAGCCTGGGTTATCAATAGAGAGAAATTCTTGGAAAATGTAACTTGGATCAACCAATTAAAAATGAGAATTGGTTATGGTGAAACTGGAAATGCTGCAGTTCCAGCATACGCGACACAACCGCCATTGGTAGGTATTGTATATCCAAATGGATCTGGAGTTGTAAACAATACTTCTTTGGGAAATGTTGATTTAGGTTGGGAAAGAACCGCTCAATTTAACTATGGTATTGACTTCGCATTGTTCACTAATCGAGTATCTGGTGCTTTGGATTATTTCACTAGTAAAACAACAGATTTATTGTTGAAAAGTAGCGTACCAACAGTTATTGGAGTAAAAGATACTTACCAAAACGTTGGAGAAACAGAAGGACATGGAGTTGAGCTTACATTGAATACAGTAAACGTTACTTCTAAAGATTTTGAATGGACAACTAATATCAGTGCTTCTTATCAGCAAAGCAAAATTGTTTCGCTTCAAAATGGAAAATTTGACGACATTAATAACAACTTGTTCATTGGAAATTCTCAAAACGTAATTTATGGTTTTGAATCTAATGGAATTTGGAAACCTGAAGATGCTGCAGAAATGGCGAAATTCAATGCCGCTGCAGGTTCAAATATTTTTTCTTTTGGTAATGCAAGACCGGTAGATCAAAATGGAGATTATAAAATCGATGCAAATAATGACCGTGTGATCATTGGTTCAAAAGATCCAAAATATATTTTTGGTATGACCAATAATTTCAATTACAAAAATTTTGAATTAACATTCTTTGTTTACGGAAAAATGGGCTATTTATATGATACAGGTGGTGAGAATGAAGGGGCAAAAGGAAGCCAGCGATCTATAAATTATTATAATGATAACAACATTAATTCAGAATATCAAAAACCAATTTATTCTGCCGGTACAGGAGATCCTTATTATCCAATTTTAGGATACCGTAATGGTTCGTTCCTGAAAATGAGAAATATTTCTCTTGGATATCATTTTGATAAAGATTTAGTACAGAATCTTGGACTTTCAAAATTGAGAATATATTGCCAAGTGAATAATCCAGGTATGGTTTTCACAAAAGTAAAATGGACTGATTTGGATACGCAAACAACAGCGTCAAACAGAGGTATAACTTTAGGGTTAAATGTAGGATTCTAA
- a CDS encoding RagB/SusD family nutrient uptake outer membrane protein, giving the protein MKNYKKLYINLMLVAALTVGSSCNKDFLDEELTTAYSQDYYKTEAGIQALAVGTYYQVFAAEFQGEVPLCATESGTDEFHAGGDPSNWIWNSYSSGFKAFVTVSNANTVAANTHWDNLYIGIGNANTLIESATNIVSSNDAIKKTALGEGYFLRAFSYLQLVSQYGAVPLKLKTSSTVELEFTRASPQEVLNQVIADFTQAYNLLGNAGAPAKITKDAAAHYLAKAYLTRASEINDSWNGTTKTADLQQVVTLSDEVISHHPLAANYDNLWSYTTADGANEKLPELILSAQFNASTLTTGGNQQHLYFLSTYDQLPQMKRNLAGGRPFSRLAPTYFVYDAFDHVNDSRFWKSFQTKSIVNNASGAVYKNGDLGIMYVVNTASDTRFAKTKNTDVIIYPKTGKTIPSVYVAYAADKVGLMADVRFPSLSKYMDGNRIDLSNIKGSRDVTLARSAETYLMAAEAKIRLAKAGGATYADALPYINAVRARAAYKAGENRAAYADGSAAYTTTGQAGIPISYIPENSYYESNNIAVATTATNLTISNITALPAEDMAVISKLGYGTDYDRMLCLVLNERTRELCGEFHRWEDLSRTKTLVARAKAYNIEAAPNIQEYHNLRPIPQTFLDGVYASGKPLTAEQKAAMQNPGY; this is encoded by the coding sequence ATGAAAAATTATAAAAAACTATATATCAATTTAATGCTTGTTGCGGCGCTTACTGTAGGCAGCTCATGCAACAAAGATTTTCTTGACGAAGAGTTGACAACTGCCTATAGCCAAGACTATTATAAAACTGAGGCAGGAATTCAGGCATTGGCTGTCGGAACATATTATCAAGTATTTGCAGCAGAATTCCAAGGAGAAGTGCCACTTTGTGCAACAGAATCTGGAACTGATGAGTTTCATGCTGGAGGCGACCCTTCAAACTGGATTTGGAATTCTTATTCTTCTGGTTTTAAAGCTTTCGTAACGGTTTCGAATGCGAATACTGTTGCAGCAAATACACATTGGGATAATTTATATATTGGAATTGGTAATGCAAATACATTAATTGAATCGGCAACAAATATTGTTTCATCAAATGATGCCATCAAAAAAACGGCTTTAGGTGAAGGGTACTTTTTAAGAGCTTTCAGTTATCTGCAATTGGTAAGTCAATATGGCGCTGTTCCTTTAAAATTGAAAACAAGTTCTACCGTTGAGTTAGAATTCACAAGAGCTTCCCCGCAAGAAGTTTTAAATCAAGTAATTGCTGATTTTACTCAGGCTTATAATTTATTAGGAAATGCTGGTGCTCCTGCAAAAATTACGAAAGATGCTGCAGCTCATTATTTGGCGAAAGCTTATTTGACACGTGCCAGTGAAATCAACGACAGCTGGAACGGAACAACAAAAACTGCCGATTTGCAGCAGGTTGTTACTTTGTCAGACGAGGTAATTTCACACCACCCATTAGCGGCGAATTATGATAATTTATGGTCATACACAACTGCTGATGGTGCAAATGAAAAACTTCCAGAATTAATTTTGTCTGCTCAGTTTAATGCTAGCACATTGACAACTGGAGGAAATCAGCAGCATTTGTATTTCCTTTCAACTTACGACCAATTGCCCCAAATGAAGCGTAACCTTGCCGGCGGAAGACCTTTTAGCCGTTTGGCCCCAACTTATTTTGTGTATGATGCTTTTGATCATGTAAATGATTCTCGTTTCTGGAAAAGTTTTCAAACAAAAAGTATTGTCAATAATGCATCAGGTGCTGTTTACAAAAATGGCGATTTAGGAATTATGTATGTTGTGAATACAGCTTCAGACACACGTTTTGCAAAAACTAAAAATACTGATGTCATCATTTATCCAAAAACAGGAAAAACAATTCCGAGTGTTTATGTAGCGTACGCAGCTGATAAAGTTGGATTAATGGCTGATGTAAGATTCCCGTCTTTAAGCAAATATATGGATGGAAACAGAATCGATTTGAGTAACATAAAAGGTTCGCGTGACGTTACATTGGCGCGTTCTGCAGAAACGTATTTAATGGCTGCTGAAGCAAAAATTCGCTTGGCAAAAGCCGGAGGCGCTACCTATGCAGATGCATTGCCGTATATTAATGCAGTTCGTGCTCGTGCGGCTTACAAGGCTGGTGAAAATCGTGCCGCTTACGCCGATGGTTCAGCAGCTTATACAACAACAGGTCAAGCAGGAATTCCAATTTCTTACATTCCTGAAAACTCTTATTATGAGTCAAATAATATTGCGGTTGCAACGACTGCAACGAATTTGACAATAAGCAACATTACTGCATTACCTGCAGAAGACATGGCTGTTATTTCGAAACTTGGTTACGGAACAGATTATGACAGAATGTTGTGTTTAGTACTTAATGAACGCACAAGAGAATTGTGTGGGGAATTCCATCGTTGGGAAGATTTAAGCAGAACTAAAACATTAGTTGCTAGAGCAAAAGCTTATAATATCGAAGCTGCTCCAAATATTCAAGAGTATCATAATCTGCGCCCAATTCCGCAGACATTCCTTGATGGAGTTTACGCAAGCGGAAAACCTTTGACTGCAGAACAAAAAGCGGCAATGCAGAATCCAGGGTATTAA